A single genomic interval of Stieleria maiorica harbors:
- a CDS encoding FHA domain-containing protein, producing MIRSTQATLAGFKIRLTRQSASPIDHALEEGRSVFIGQSSSCGIQIKGDKVAEIHCLVDVNDDVVSIQDWASDAGTKINGVAIDDKTEIQVGDSIVIGSVTLELVGGPSGQKDAQRKALELAAKTAEAEREESVGMETLGYDDPLPVSPPTAAPTPLAPQTGGRLSDAFVEPTAAPCDGDSGEAVTEASGAAATEHVTSKSDAVKTDAPKPEAPKPDAPAPDALTVDETEVVSKINDAAAESEDASLDDDFAPNHFTADDLDWDPSAFEDDEVDAEIVQLLKSEIEDLRIQLAERDEQLAALEGLGNDADPSAVSSKPRSTDDDFGGNELVGRVDDLLAELAEHDERVSTLQELLQTAEIQNQAEREERSCLENWVGEIEQRIGERESEWQAEQDALRDRLEAANQERDEIQQQLHVAAKRYGQASVGEIVPDETLKKLQKQNAELQTALEESQKQCVSLNRQIERLQTEEPESLQELRAELAQEKASVSRMRFQLSKQLQEIDSDAAAPNHPDGEFTYKLQALRQHLREIHEEEKIEREQKGESLLGRISNLWKRVDDEY from the coding sequence ATGATTCGATCGACGCAAGCCACCCTGGCGGGATTCAAGATCCGCCTGACACGACAGAGCGCCTCGCCGATCGACCATGCGTTGGAAGAGGGCCGAAGCGTCTTTATCGGACAAAGCTCGTCCTGTGGGATCCAAATCAAAGGCGACAAGGTTGCCGAAATCCACTGCCTGGTCGACGTCAATGACGACGTCGTCTCCATCCAAGATTGGGCGTCCGACGCCGGAACCAAGATCAACGGTGTGGCGATCGACGACAAGACCGAGATTCAGGTCGGGGATTCAATCGTCATCGGATCCGTCACCTTGGAATTGGTCGGTGGACCCAGCGGCCAAAAGGATGCCCAACGCAAAGCCCTTGAACTGGCTGCGAAAACCGCCGAGGCCGAACGAGAAGAATCGGTGGGTATGGAAACCTTGGGATACGATGATCCTCTCCCAGTCAGCCCGCCGACAGCGGCCCCGACTCCGCTCGCCCCGCAAACCGGCGGGCGACTCAGCGACGCGTTCGTCGAACCGACCGCCGCACCCTGCGATGGCGATTCCGGCGAGGCAGTGACCGAGGCGTCTGGAGCGGCCGCGACGGAGCACGTCACGTCAAAGTCGGACGCGGTAAAGACGGACGCACCAAAGCCGGAAGCACCGAAGCCGGACGCGCCCGCGCCGGACGCGCTGACCGTCGATGAAACCGAGGTCGTGTCGAAAATCAACGACGCCGCCGCGGAATCCGAGGATGCGTCGCTGGACGACGATTTCGCGCCGAACCACTTCACCGCCGATGATCTCGACTGGGATCCTTCCGCGTTTGAAGACGATGAAGTGGACGCCGAGATCGTCCAGTTGCTGAAATCCGAAATCGAAGACCTGCGCATTCAGCTGGCTGAACGCGACGAGCAATTGGCCGCGTTGGAAGGACTGGGCAACGACGCCGATCCCTCCGCCGTGTCGTCTAAACCTCGTTCGACCGACGATGATTTCGGCGGCAACGAATTGGTCGGCCGCGTCGACGACCTGCTCGCCGAATTGGCCGAGCACGACGAACGCGTCTCCACGCTACAGGAGCTGTTGCAGACCGCCGAAATCCAAAACCAGGCCGAACGCGAAGAACGCAGCTGTCTGGAAAACTGGGTCGGCGAAATCGAACAGCGGATCGGCGAACGTGAATCCGAATGGCAAGCCGAGCAGGATGCGCTTCGTGATCGTTTGGAGGCGGCCAACCAGGAACGCGACGAGATTCAACAGCAGTTGCACGTCGCCGCCAAACGCTATGGGCAAGCCTCGGTCGGCGAGATCGTCCCGGATGAAACGCTGAAAAAACTGCAGAAACAGAACGCCGAACTGCAAACCGCACTCGAAGAATCACAGAAACAGTGCGTCAGTTTGAATCGCCAGATCGAACGGCTGCAAACCGAAGAACCGGAATCGCTCCAGGAACTGCGTGCCGAATTGGCCCAGGAGAAAGCGTCGGTCTCGCGGATGCGATTCCAGCTTTCCAAACAGCTCCAGGAAATCGACTCCGACGCCGCCGCTCCGAATCATCCGGACGGTGAATTCACCTACAAGCTGCAAGCACTGCGACAGCATCTTCGTGAAATCCACGAAGAAGAAAAGATCGAGCGAGAACAGAAGGGAGAATCACTGTTGGGGAGAATCTCCAATCTCTGGAAACGCGTCGATGACGAGTATTGA
- a CDS encoding response regulator yields the protein MAEKKVLVIDDSATIRKLVDTHLSPAGYAVTLAPTAEDGLQLAEEIRPDLILLDHQLPGTTGFEVCQQLAASSTLKSIPVVVSSTLRKKAYVEYADLDNVVDMLPKPYTENLLRTTVENAIETAAMIVESQTKGSAVPEIIGETSEPDLAGRFSVFGIREVVDFLNNGHKQGVLEVEAERLRLWIYLDRGRVQGISATGLQPDETQMVVERLPDSLQSLAEVLRLTIAGRGTAEFDGFVQLMDKRVLDPRLTAKLLRFQAAMLIGLAMKRPLKGYQFRATSNFPSLQRDLPLEVSLMGLLVEHALHCDLSEIQADDSALRYVRRAIRGQNLDRAGLSAKHMKVMNLLSEPRSVDELQKRLGWDRDEVRRVLSGFVAADILESRRDESEGKYIAYETNAVAAAQLRGGLKQASGKFVGKIVRDTLTLQLLVKRTKPDAVFFGIDTPQGCDAIREAYTSAREAFGDARKIVLAPAKVVDDPNVPWKKLLGFTPDRLLHSPYTCDTLIQTMNELDSIAVVDSPNEDAPQDASPTASAPAVVATDLETPVAETLS from the coding sequence ATGGCCGAAAAAAAAGTCCTGGTCATTGATGACAGTGCCACCATTCGCAAGTTGGTCGATACACACCTGAGTCCGGCCGGCTATGCGGTCACGCTGGCGCCGACGGCCGAAGACGGTTTGCAATTGGCCGAAGAAATCCGGCCGGATCTGATTCTGCTGGACCACCAACTGCCGGGAACCACCGGCTTTGAAGTCTGCCAACAACTGGCCGCGTCATCGACGCTCAAATCGATCCCCGTCGTGGTCAGCTCGACGCTTCGAAAGAAGGCCTATGTGGAGTACGCCGATCTGGACAACGTGGTCGACATGTTGCCCAAGCCCTACACCGAAAACCTGTTGCGGACCACGGTCGAAAACGCGATCGAAACCGCCGCGATGATTGTCGAATCCCAGACCAAGGGGTCCGCCGTCCCGGAGATCATCGGCGAGACCTCCGAGCCCGATCTGGCCGGCCGATTCTCGGTGTTCGGGATTCGCGAAGTCGTCGACTTTCTCAACAACGGCCATAAACAAGGCGTGCTGGAAGTCGAAGCCGAACGCCTGCGATTGTGGATCTATCTGGATCGTGGACGCGTCCAGGGAATCAGCGCCACCGGGCTGCAACCCGACGAGACCCAGATGGTCGTCGAACGGCTGCCCGATTCGTTGCAAAGCCTTGCCGAAGTCTTGCGATTGACCATCGCCGGACGTGGCACGGCCGAATTCGACGGCTTCGTGCAATTGATGGACAAACGCGTCCTGGACCCCCGTTTGACGGCAAAGCTGTTGCGTTTCCAAGCCGCGATGCTGATCGGGCTGGCCATGAAACGGCCGTTGAAAGGCTACCAGTTCCGTGCGACGTCCAACTTCCCCTCGCTGCAACGCGATCTGCCGCTGGAAGTCAGCTTGATGGGATTGCTGGTCGAACACGCCCTGCACTGCGATCTGTCCGAGATCCAGGCCGACGATTCGGCGCTGCGTTATGTCCGCCGCGCCATCCGCGGACAAAACTTGGACCGCGCCGGTTTGTCGGCCAAGCACATGAAGGTCATGAATCTGTTGAGCGAACCACGTTCGGTCGATGAGCTGCAGAAACGACTCGGATGGGACCGCGATGAAGTGCGACGCGTCCTGTCCGGCTTCGTCGCCGCAGACATCCTGGAGTCGCGTCGCGATGAAAGCGAAGGCAAATACATCGCTTATGAAACCAACGCCGTTGCCGCCGCACAGCTCCGCGGCGGACTGAAACAAGCGTCCGGCAAATTCGTCGGCAAGATCGTCCGCGACACCTTGACGTTGCAGTTGCTGGTCAAGCGAACCAAACCCGATGCGGTCTTCTTCGGGATCGACACGCCACAAGGTTGCGACGCCATTCGCGAAGCGTACACGTCGGCCCGCGAGGCATTCGGAGACGCCCGAAAAATCGTGCTGGCCCCGGCCAAGGTCGTCGACGACCCCAACGTCCCCTGGAAAAAGCTGCTGGGATTCACCCCCGATCGGCTGCTCCATTCTCCTTACACGTGCGACACCCTGATTCAAACGATGAACGAACTGGATTCCATTGCGGTCGTCGACTCGCCCAACGAGGACGCCCCGCAAGATGCCTCGCCGACCGCCTCCGCCCCCGCCGTGGTCGCGACCGATTTAGAGACCCCTGTCGCGGAGACCCTGTCATGA
- a CDS encoding hybrid sensor histidine kinase/response regulator has protein sequence MSTEETSSGAFTDHVFSQETGSGDAPKPDNSGRMADFSTAVDLLHELTHAGLEDIDVCLQDTVEKLGQLADNVEHSLSGFNDDDPDVLELVDFVVQSSHSVRSVALGDQSGDLDREQLELLKEAVELRLESCDTSGGFEGSDFEDGDFEDGEDARSESGGDWDGGDADPTPEPDVVAPTQAEIAELLRSLSAQTSGIVPDDAAAETAAANDLDVPAPSAESLPDRSPNTDLNDDADPTDAIKVGGSAIAMPAVDEIEIDDELREAFMDDATRGLESMEQALLDLESDPSDEGPIKTISRELHTIKGASASIGMSNLADYIHEVEELIRQTQDAGRPVTPELLLPHVDLIRARVDGDDAEETTTQPLAAASAPPSNAASAHSAPAPHSPAPNSPAPGSSAASAQPAPTARAAKKTTLSDSHGDDETVRVKASQLNRLMDMLSELVMLRNQRDTEISELKGIHDELIHSVTRIRMLSHEGEALLAGDCLANPVLAEDGVSFSHLNEVANDVLESAQRLRDCYRPVADGNQAVSQFIRNFRLELVQLRRMPVSGLFRRLHRAISDAARTEQKQVRVELVGENTGIERSLQERIFEPLLHIVRNSVSHGIETSQERVSAGKTPQGVVRLHAHSGPDLLVIEVSDDGRGLDFDAIRRRGIERGLIDGDKSVSHAELSRLIFNPGFSTREAANQLSGRGVGMDVVASTLERMRGWVEVDSQHGTGSTIRLSLPLPSMIQHAMVFRSAGQLFALPAQSVRRTGEFDPEYSPIDLNEILSLSGNDRLAQGDHSRRAIIELASGAASVEGETGGDFALLVDRVLGPEEVVVRPMPPMLKSHPLCIGATLSGMGEVVLLLDPRGLAEASKGGRQVVLPVPSEKRPADKDLPKILVVDDSKSARLRVTRALAKYPVNVIQVDDGQAAIEMLSKDNFVTVFSDIDMPRMSGLELLQTIKGDPKLASTPVIVISSRSLETAGKQARQFGAMEYIQKPLTPERFDDVVASLDWATPSPDHH, from the coding sequence ATGAGCACCGAAGAGACCTCCTCGGGCGCATTCACCGACCACGTTTTCTCTCAGGAAACCGGATCAGGCGATGCACCGAAACCAGACAACTCCGGCCGCATGGCGGACTTTTCCACCGCGGTCGACTTGCTTCACGAGCTGACCCATGCCGGTCTGGAAGACATCGACGTGTGCTTGCAAGACACCGTCGAAAAACTTGGCCAGCTGGCCGACAATGTCGAACACTCACTCTCGGGCTTCAATGACGATGATCCCGACGTCCTGGAGTTGGTCGATTTCGTCGTCCAAAGCAGCCACTCCGTCCGTTCGGTCGCGCTCGGAGATCAATCCGGCGATCTGGATCGCGAGCAACTGGAACTGCTGAAAGAGGCGGTCGAGCTGCGACTGGAATCCTGCGACACCAGCGGCGGCTTCGAAGGAAGCGATTTTGAAGACGGCGATTTTGAAGACGGTGAAGACGCGCGATCCGAATCCGGTGGTGATTGGGACGGCGGCGACGCAGATCCCACCCCGGAACCCGATGTCGTCGCGCCGACTCAAGCCGAAATCGCCGAACTGCTGCGCAGCCTGAGCGCCCAAACCTCTGGGATCGTGCCCGATGACGCCGCCGCCGAAACGGCTGCCGCGAACGATCTGGACGTCCCGGCCCCATCGGCCGAATCACTCCCGGACCGGTCTCCAAACACCGATCTCAACGACGACGCCGATCCCACCGATGCGATCAAAGTCGGCGGCAGCGCCATCGCGATGCCCGCAGTCGACGAGATCGAAATCGACGACGAACTGCGCGAAGCCTTCATGGACGATGCGACACGCGGGCTTGAGTCGATGGAGCAGGCGCTGTTGGATCTGGAATCCGATCCGAGCGACGAAGGCCCGATCAAAACGATCAGCCGCGAGCTACACACCATCAAGGGCGCGTCGGCCAGTATCGGCATGTCCAATCTGGCCGACTACATCCATGAAGTCGAGGAACTGATTCGCCAAACGCAAGACGCCGGTCGGCCGGTCACGCCGGAATTGTTGTTGCCCCACGTCGATCTGATTCGCGCACGCGTCGATGGCGATGACGCCGAAGAGACGACGACGCAACCCCTCGCCGCCGCTTCTGCTCCGCCGTCAAACGCCGCATCGGCTCACAGCGCTCCGGCACCCCACTCTCCCGCTCCAAACTCTCCGGCACCCGGATCGTCGGCGGCCAGCGCTCAACCGGCCCCGACCGCGCGAGCGGCCAAAAAGACCACGCTTTCGGACAGCCACGGCGACGACGAAACCGTCCGCGTCAAAGCGTCCCAGCTGAATCGGCTGATGGACATGCTGAGCGAACTGGTGATGCTGCGAAACCAGCGTGACACGGAGATCTCGGAACTCAAGGGCATTCACGACGAACTGATCCACAGCGTCACCCGGATCCGCATGCTCAGCCACGAAGGTGAGGCGTTGTTGGCCGGTGACTGCTTGGCCAACCCGGTCCTGGCCGAAGACGGCGTTTCGTTTTCGCACCTGAACGAAGTCGCCAACGACGTGCTGGAATCCGCCCAGCGGTTGCGCGACTGCTATCGCCCTGTCGCTGACGGCAACCAGGCGGTGTCGCAATTCATTCGCAACTTTCGTCTGGAGTTGGTGCAGTTGCGACGGATGCCGGTTTCCGGATTGTTCCGTCGGCTTCACCGTGCGATCAGCGACGCGGCGCGCACCGAACAGAAGCAGGTGCGTGTGGAGTTGGTCGGTGAAAACACCGGCATCGAACGTTCACTGCAGGAGAGGATCTTTGAGCCGTTGTTGCACATCGTCCGCAACTCGGTCAGCCACGGCATCGAAACGTCGCAAGAACGCGTGTCGGCCGGCAAGACACCCCAGGGCGTGGTCCGGCTTCACGCCCACTCGGGTCCCGACCTGTTGGTGATCGAAGTCAGTGACGACGGTCGCGGGCTGGACTTTGATGCGATCCGCCGACGCGGCATCGAGCGTGGCCTGATCGATGGCGACAAGTCGGTCAGCCATGCCGAGCTGTCACGTCTGATCTTCAACCCCGGTTTTTCGACACGCGAAGCCGCCAACCAACTCTCCGGACGCGGCGTCGGGATGGACGTCGTCGCATCGACGCTGGAAAGGATGCGGGGATGGGTCGAAGTCGACTCGCAGCACGGAACCGGTTCGACGATCCGATTGTCGCTGCCGCTGCCGTCGATGATTCAACACGCGATGGTGTTCCGATCGGCGGGACAGCTGTTCGCCTTGCCGGCCCAGTCGGTCCGCCGCACCGGCGAGTTTGACCCCGAGTATTCGCCGATCGATTTGAATGAAATCCTGTCGCTGTCGGGCAACGATCGCCTTGCCCAGGGCGACCACTCGCGCCGTGCGATCATTGAACTCGCCAGCGGAGCGGCTTCGGTCGAGGGCGAAACGGGAGGCGACTTCGCGCTGCTGGTCGACCGAGTCCTGGGACCGGAAGAGGTCGTCGTCCGGCCGATGCCTCCGATGCTCAAATCACATCCGCTGTGCATCGGTGCGACGCTTTCGGGAATGGGAGAAGTCGTCCTGCTGCTGGACCCGCGTGGATTGGCCGAGGCTTCCAAAGGTGGTCGCCAAGTTGTTCTGCCGGTGCCTTCGGAAAAGCGCCCCGCCGACAAAGATTTACCCAAAATCTTGGTGGTCGATGATTCAAAAAGTGCAAGGCTTCGAGTGACACGTGCACTGGCCAAGTACCCGGTCAACGTCATCCAGGTCGACGACGGCCAGGCGGCGATCGAGATGCTGTCCAAAGACAACTTTGTCACCGTGTTCAGCGACATCGACATGCCGCGGATGAGCGGGCTGGAATTGCTGCAAACGATCAAGGGCGATCCGAAATTGGCGTCGACCCCCGTGATCGTGATCAGCAGCCGCAGCCTTGAGACTGCGGGCAAGCAGGCCCGCCAGTTCGGCGCAATGGAGTACATCCAAAAACCACTCACGCCCGAACGATTCGACGATGTCGTCGCATCACTCGATTGGGCAACCCCATCCCCAGACCACCATTGA
- a CDS encoding formylglycine-generating enzyme family protein codes for MPFATLFSRPLSVFRASFSAAKPDGSAAPPPTLDFPDAPPDIRKLVRQRQYAHIVRPIDGIAFDPDSLRYAWKAIDHDMAYVPGGDVTLHGEYATTSDEGFVLVPQVIGTSHTEAIYLDRWCVTNADYQRFVADGGYENISLWPEQILESVLRFVDRTGRPGPAQWEKGAPAKGTLAHPVVGVSWYEANAYAQWVGKRLPTSAEWQRAGTWGTTSSDTLKEPKYPWGNSFDPQYANTWASGRHRTVSIHECQGGNTPNGIRQLIGNVWEWMNTQYLLAATEEITVHMTDPMAEIRGGAFDSYFHSHTSCQSRSAQSLLSRKNNVGFRCCFSAEGLDPCGEDDSPSTDG; via the coding sequence GTGCCATTCGCCACCCTATTCAGCCGGCCACTGAGTGTGTTTCGCGCATCGTTCTCCGCAGCGAAGCCCGACGGCTCAGCGGCGCCTCCGCCGACACTGGATTTTCCTGACGCACCACCGGACATCCGAAAACTGGTGCGTCAGCGGCAATACGCCCACATCGTTCGCCCGATCGATGGCATTGCCTTTGACCCGGACTCGCTTCGGTACGCCTGGAAGGCGATCGATCACGACATGGCCTATGTGCCCGGCGGCGACGTCACATTGCACGGTGAGTACGCGACGACGTCCGACGAAGGGTTCGTGCTCGTCCCGCAAGTGATCGGAACCAGCCACACCGAAGCGATTTACTTGGACCGCTGGTGTGTGACCAACGCCGACTACCAGCGATTCGTCGCCGACGGCGGTTACGAAAACATCTCTCTGTGGCCCGAACAGATCCTTGAATCGGTGCTTCGGTTTGTCGACAGAACCGGTCGCCCCGGACCCGCACAGTGGGAAAAAGGCGCGCCCGCCAAAGGCACCCTCGCGCATCCGGTCGTCGGCGTCTCGTGGTACGAAGCCAACGCGTACGCACAGTGGGTCGGGAAACGGTTGCCGACCAGCGCCGAATGGCAGCGGGCCGGCACCTGGGGAACGACCAGCAGCGACACGTTGAAAGAACCCAAGTACCCCTGGGGCAATTCTTTCGACCCTCAATATGCCAACACCTGGGCGTCGGGGCGACACCGCACGGTCTCGATCCACGAGTGCCAAGGCGGCAACACCCCCAACGGGATTCGACAGTTGATCGGCAACGTGTGGGAATGGATGAACACGCAATACTTGCTGGCGGCGACCGAAGAAATCACGGTCCACATGACCGACCCCATGGCGGAGATCCGCGGCGGTGCGTTCGACAGTTACTTCCATTCGCACACCAGTTGCCAAAGCCGCAGCGCCCAGTCGCTGCTGTCACGAAAAAACAACGTCGGATTTCGATGTTGTTTCTCCGCCGAAGGCCTCGACCCCTGCGGCGAGGACGATTCGCCATCGACCGATGGCTGA
- a CDS encoding TRAFAC clade GTPase domain-containing protein, translating into MSNSESYNTALCYQDAPPCVCCDSQMTSMDDYCEECQTPAEITQSVSQRRARPHFISVVGPSNAGKTVYLGLLLDMLCGGAKDLKGVPNGAFSIKLQEQVVSALEERRFPEKTPNESDLWKWLHCVVTDSSQRKEKTVDFVAPDFAGEAIATELEQPGTYPAVGHIVQRTSAFLLLCDSAEVRDNGAREDLFAMKLGSYISQQQSLSELGKSRDLTPAIAVVFTKSDTCPEAAADPKRFMANNMPRFLDYCQHNFPRHAVFSASVVGSSALLSNDVGGVARVPFHIQPRGVIEPLHWAIQNS; encoded by the coding sequence ATGAGTAACAGCGAAAGCTACAACACGGCGTTGTGTTACCAGGACGCCCCTCCATGCGTCTGTTGCGATTCGCAAATGACCAGCATGGACGACTATTGCGAAGAATGCCAAACCCCGGCGGAAATCACGCAATCGGTTTCCCAACGCCGCGCGCGACCGCACTTCATTTCCGTGGTCGGCCCCAGCAACGCCGGAAAAACGGTCTATCTGGGGCTGCTGTTGGACATGCTCTGCGGCGGGGCCAAGGATTTGAAGGGTGTTCCCAACGGTGCCTTTTCGATCAAGCTTCAGGAACAGGTCGTCTCCGCATTGGAAGAACGGCGGTTCCCGGAAAAGACGCCCAATGAATCCGACCTCTGGAAATGGCTGCACTGTGTCGTCACGGACTCGTCACAGCGCAAGGAGAAAACGGTGGACTTTGTCGCGCCGGATTTCGCCGGCGAAGCCATCGCGACCGAACTGGAGCAACCGGGCACGTATCCCGCCGTCGGCCACATCGTGCAACGGACGTCGGCTTTCTTGCTGCTGTGCGATTCCGCCGAGGTGCGAGACAACGGCGCGCGGGAAGACCTGTTCGCGATGAAGCTGGGCTCGTACATCTCGCAGCAACAATCGCTCTCGGAATTGGGCAAATCGCGTGACCTGACCCCGGCGATCGCCGTCGTCTTCACCAAGTCGGACACCTGCCCCGAAGCGGCCGCGGATCCGAAACGCTTCATGGCCAACAACATGCCCCGCTTTCTCGATTATTGCCAACACAACTTCCCGCGCCATGCGGTGTTCAGCGCCAGCGTCGTCGGATCGTCGGCACTGCTCAGCAACGACGTCGGCGGCGTCGCCCGCGTGCCCTTCCATATCCAGCCCCGCGGCGTGATCGAACCCTTGCACTGGGCCATCCAGAACAGCTAA
- a CDS encoding methyl-accepting chemotaxis protein, producing MKTNTTFLTSHSLVAVVATAAAMAGSSLSTHYQWAIVMVAALAAAGAASLLLGHKVGKGIGQLKKMLVERQQTIVSSGIREIDELGSTVMQTSLRYDEIEVASRQNARELQSMLSRLSRRDGYDSADMGEFKTVLGGVGRSLSELMGQIEKDVVEISRCNADINSAKQSEATYRTTALLQNLTNGVERVADRCAQLQQQIGSAEKAVAKAIEKTNVLTEGVHRIRSCSETSKKKLRSLGDPTRQIGNIVGTITDIAARTEMLALNASIESIRAGEHGRGFAVVADEVRKLAEQTSHSAREIGVLAESLEMQTTDSLAVLSREQNEVESDIAVVEAIRETLNELSQVTAAGMFVVSDLSQQGDQQQNLVQGLAGGIDSIASAHQADRKRADHASWAIKSLAKTAIDLDSNIHRLRGCTNPNLDVTPAERRQLLELANQTRADATPDAAGRQEPAGRHQAGRHENTRVTEEAK from the coding sequence ATGAAAACCAACACCACCTTTTTGACAAGTCACTCCCTGGTCGCGGTTGTCGCAACGGCTGCCGCGATGGCCGGTTCATCACTTTCGACACACTACCAGTGGGCGATCGTCATGGTCGCCGCGTTGGCAGCCGCCGGTGCCGCTTCGCTATTGCTCGGACACAAGGTCGGCAAGGGCATCGGGCAGCTGAAGAAGATGCTGGTCGAGCGACAACAAACCATCGTCTCCAGCGGAATTCGCGAGATCGATGAACTCGGATCCACCGTCATGCAAACCTCGTTGCGGTACGACGAAATCGAAGTCGCCAGCCGACAAAACGCCCGCGAGCTGCAGTCCATGTTGTCCCGCCTGTCGCGACGCGACGGATACGACTCGGCCGACATGGGTGAGTTCAAGACCGTCCTCGGCGGCGTCGGCCGATCGCTCAGCGAACTGATGGGCCAGATCGAAAAAGACGTTGTGGAAATCAGCCGTTGCAATGCCGACATCAACAGCGCCAAGCAATCCGAGGCGACCTACCGAACGACCGCGCTGCTGCAAAACCTGACCAACGGCGTCGAACGCGTCGCCGACCGATGTGCCCAGTTGCAACAACAAATCGGTTCGGCCGAAAAAGCCGTCGCCAAAGCCATCGAAAAGACCAACGTGCTGACCGAGGGTGTGCACCGCATCCGCAGCTGCAGCGAAACGAGCAAGAAAAAACTTCGCTCGCTCGGCGACCCGACACGCCAGATCGGCAATATCGTCGGCACCATCACCGACATCGCCGCCCGCACGGAGATGTTGGCCCTGAACGCTTCGATCGAATCGATCCGTGCCGGAGAGCACGGACGCGGTTTCGCCGTGGTGGCCGACGAAGTCCGAAAGCTGGCCGAACAAACCTCGCACTCGGCTCGCGAAATCGGCGTGCTGGCCGAATCGTTGGAAATGCAGACCACCGATTCGCTGGCCGTGCTCAGCCGAGAACAAAACGAAGTCGAATCCGACATCGCCGTGGTCGAAGCCATTCGGGAAACGCTCAACGAGCTGTCTCAGGTCACCGCGGCCGGGATGTTCGTCGTGTCGGATCTGTCACAACAGGGCGACCAACAACAAAACCTGGTGCAAGGGCTGGCCGGTGGCATCGACTCGATCGCCTCGGCCCATCAAGCCGATCGGAAACGGGCCGACCACGCCTCGTGGGCGATCAAGTCGCTCGCGAAAACCGCCATCGATCTCGATTCCAACATCCATCGGCTACGCGGCTGCACCAATCCCAATCTGGACGTCACCCCGGCCGAACGACGACAGTTGTTGGAACTGGCCAACCAAACACGGGCCGACGCGACGCCCGATGCGGCCGGTCGCCAGGAACCCGCGGGTCGACATCAAGCCGGACGACATGAAAACACCCGCGTCACGGAGGAGGCCAAATGA
- a CDS encoding GAP1-N2 domain-containing protein: protein MQVEQISYGSLKRRRMKGYQIIGKSPGVDATVSSEFCKWAPSHNSLEVAGDAAAQDAWGLSFFPLSDYFYAVARSVHGGPEYSGRGGLAVVTSALVMTRKQLVAYEFHAVDTARTALALGNLILRMDQDETLPTVTLTARPLSLQQPTSDFTDSKPALLPGHAVNWIARETVSLLRDNRKVMIVGKCDPLPILTLVLDQLTPKERSETSFACGLKPSSRRDFRVQVTQDPMSPKLQKELDRSGIVPIDVARVLVETK from the coding sequence ATGCAAGTCGAACAAATCAGCTACGGTTCGCTCAAGCGGCGACGCATGAAGGGGTACCAGATCATCGGCAAATCCCCCGGTGTCGATGCGACGGTGTCGAGCGAGTTTTGCAAGTGGGCCCCGTCACACAATTCGCTCGAGGTGGCCGGCGATGCCGCCGCCCAAGACGCCTGGGGATTGAGCTTCTTTCCGCTGTCGGACTATTTCTATGCCGTCGCCCGCAGCGTCCACGGCGGCCCCGAATACAGCGGACGAGGCGGGTTGGCGGTGGTTACCAGCGCGCTGGTGATGACCCGAAAACAACTCGTCGCCTACGAGTTCCACGCCGTCGACACCGCCCGCACGGCGCTGGCGCTGGGGAACCTGATCCTGCGGATGGACCAGGACGAAACCCTGCCCACGGTGACGCTGACCGCACGCCCGCTGTCGCTGCAGCAACCGACCAGCGATTTCACGGATTCCAAACCGGCACTGCTGCCGGGACATGCGGTCAACTGGATCGCTCGCGAAACCGTCAGCCTGCTGCGCGACAATCGCAAAGTGATGATCGTCGGGAAATGTGATCCGCTACCGATCTTGACACTGGTGCTCGACCAATTGACACCCAAGGAACGCAGCGAAACCAGTTTTGCCTGTGGCCTGAAACCTTCCAGCCGACGCGACTTTCGTGTTCAAGTCACGCAAGACCCGATGTCACCCAAACTGCAAAAGGAACTGGACCGATCCGGCATCGTCCCGATCGACGTCGCACGCGTGCTCGTCGAAACCAAGTGA